The DNA sequence TCCCCGGCCCGACGGTTACCTTCCAGTGGGAGGCGAACGGGGCGCCGGTCACGAACTGGTGGGTCTATATCGGCACCACGGCCGGATCCAACAACGTATTCAACAGTGGCAATCTCGGATCGACCACCACATCCATTCCGGTAACAGGACTTCCCACGAACGGTCAAGATCTGCACCTGAAGCTCTTCTATCTCTTGAATGGAGCGTGGCAGTCTACGCTGTTTGTCTTCCCGACTCAGAACCTCGCGCCAGCCATGACGAGTCCGGCTCCCGGTACGATACTTCCCGGGACGAACGTCACGTTCAGCTGGCAAGCGCACCCCGATGGGGCACCGGTGGTCGATTGGTGGCTGTACGTGGGAACGGCGCAGGGCAGCACCAACCTCTTCAACAGCGGCCCCCTGGGTGCGGGAGCCACAACGAAGAGCGTGAGCGGAATTCCCACGGATGGGAGAACGATTTACGTGCGGCTGAATTACAAAATGGGCGGGACATGGAGCTTCGTCGACTTCGTCTTCACGGCGGCCAATCTCGGCAGACCCACCATCACGTCGCCCATACCCGGAAGTGTTCTCCCTGGCGCCAGCGTAAACTTCACCTGGGCTTCTGCTCCGAGTGGCCAGTCACCGGCCGCGTGGTGGCTGCAGGTCGGATCGAGTCCGGGGGCCAAGAACTACCTCGATAGTGGGAACCTGGGTGCGACCCAGTCGCTGACGGTATCGGGTCTTCCGGTGAATGGCAGCACAATCTACGTGAGACTCTGGTACCTCGTCAATTTCAAATGGGAGTACTCGGATTTCGTCTTCATAGCTGCGGGACCGTAATCGACGCCTTCATGCCCCGATGGGAGGGGTGCAAACCCCTCCCGGTCCTTCCCGTGCTCAATGCCGTGGCGGGACCTGCGATCGATCAACCGCCACGGCTCGGCCTTTGCGGCGCTTCGCGCCGGGCTCGCTCCGCTCGCGCAGGCTACGCTGAATTTCTCATGAGCCTGCTCGTGCTCAATGCCGTGGCGGGATCCGGCTGGCGGTACTCTTTCACCAGCCTGCTGACTAGCTTCTAATCTGGACTTTGGCGTTTCCTGCGATGACCGTCTTGCCGTTTCGCTCGAGCCTCAAATAGACGGTGTACGTACCGGGGTAACGGTATTGATGGCTGGCGCTGAAATGTCTCTTGAGCTCGACGCCCTCGGTATATGGGTCGCAGTCGGGCGCGTACTCCGACTCGGTGTCGTCGTCCCACTCCCACACCTCGGCCAGGCAGTAGTACTTTTCGGGGTCCTCGGCCTTGTCCAGGTCTTCCAGCTCAGCGGTGACGCGTATGGTGACCGCCGGTCTTTGAGGCTCGTTGGGCATGCGAGGCCGCATGAAGGTCATTCGAGGCGACTTGACTTTGAGCGTTGGACCGTCGGCAAGGATGGACGTCTCCGCCAAGCCGATCCCGAAAAGCACGATGGCGAGAATCAGGACTGAGGTCGTCTTGGTCATGACGAGTTCATTCTAGCACTCGCAGAGAGGAGATGACTTCATCCAGCGAATCGGTGGGCGCCTGACACCTGTAGGCCGAGCAGACGTAGAACCGCGGTCTCCGAGGGTCCGGCCCGGCCGACTTGCCTTCGGTCACTGGAAGGTGGAGCTCCGCCGATTGCGGGTCGACGTGCACGATGGCGACGTTGGGCGCGTAGATACGCCAGAGATCGCGCAAAGCGGAGTCGGCTTCGCGGCCGACGACCACGATCTCGCGCTTCGGGGACAGATGGAAGTCGAGAGCGAGCAGCATGTGAGCGAAAGCGCTCGGCGAGCGCTCCATCAGAGCATGGAACGCGCGAAGCGTCCGGGCACCGAGCGCTTCGTGCTCGCGCGAGCCCGTATACTCGGACAGCTTCAAGAGGTAGCTTGCCGCGAGAGCATTGCCCGACGGGATCGCCCCGTCGTAGGCGGTCTTGGAGCGGGTGATGAGCTTCTCGTGGTCCGAGCCGGTGAAGAAGAAACCGCCGAGCGCCTCGTCGTGAAAGAGGCGCTTCAGTTCCGACGCGAGGCGGTTAGCCGACGCCAGCCATCGCCCATCGAAGTCGCACTCGAACAGCTCGACGAAACCACCGAGGAGAAAGGCGTAGTCGTCCAGATACGCCTTGTGTTTCCCGCGGCCGAGCCGGTAGCTCGCGAGGAGACGATCGCCCTCGAACAGGCGCTCGAGAATGAAGGACCCAGCCCGACGGGCGGAGCTCAGGAAGCGCTCGTCACCGAGCACCCGGTACCCGCGAGCCATCGCGATGATGGTGAGAGCGTTCCAGCTCGTAAGAACTTTGTCGTCCCGGTTGGGGCGGACGCGTCGCTCGCGGGCCTCGAAGAGTGTGCGGCGAGAAGGGTCGTGCTCTTCATCCAGTTGGCCGGTTCGGTTCAGGATGTTGCTCGCCTCCCAGTTGCCGCCCGGTGTAACGTCGTAGGCGTCACAAAAGCTCGCGGCGTCGGCTCCGAGCAGCCGGTGCACCTCCTCGTAGGACCAGACGTAGAACTTCCCTTCCACGCCCTCGCTGTCCGCGTCCTGGCTGCTGTAATAGCCTCCTTCTGCGCCCTGCATCTCCCGCAGGATCCAATCGAGACACTCCCTGGCGACGTGAGCGTAGTCCTCGTTCCCGGTCAGCTGGTAGGCCTCGAGATAGGCTCGTGCCAGAAGCGCGTTGTCGTAGAGCATCTTCTCGAAGTGGGGAACCAGCCAACGGCTGTCGGTTGCGTACCGGTGAAAACCACCTCCGAGGTGGTCGTACATACCCCCCGCCGCCATCTTGTCCAGCG is a window from the Vicinamibacteria bacterium genome containing:
- a CDS encoding thioredoxin domain-containing protein; the protein is MAPNRLGAETSPYLLQHAHNPVDWYPWGEEALQRSRREDKPILLSIGYSACHWCHVMERESFEDEETAALMNESFVCIKVDREERPDIDEIYMSAVQMMTGSGGWPLTVFLTPALEPFYGGTYFPPENRFNLPSFKTVLEQIARVYRDERPRVVESATRLTERLQGLAATPETREILSRRLIGDAARDLASRFDPRHGGFSPAPKFPPAGSLSLLMRHHVASPDRDTLFMVTLTLDKMAAGGMYDHLGGGFHRYATDSRWLVPHFEKMLYDNALLARAYLEAYQLTGNEDYAHVARECLDWILREMQGAEGGYYSSQDADSEGVEGKFYVWSYEEVHRLLGADAASFCDAYDVTPGGNWEASNILNRTGQLDEEHDPSRRTLFEARERRVRPNRDDKVLTSWNALTIIAMARGYRVLGDERFLSSARRAGSFILERLFEGDRLLASYRLGRGKHKAYLDDYAFLLGGFVELFECDFDGRWLASANRLASELKRLFHDEALGGFFFTGSDHEKLITRSKTAYDGAIPSGNALAASYLLKLSEYTGSREHEALGARTLRAFHALMERSPSAFAHMLLALDFHLSPKREIVVVGREADSALRDLWRIYAPNVAIVHVDPQSAELHLPVTEGKSAGPDPRRPRFYVCSAYRCQAPTDSLDEVISSLRVLE